One Psychrobacillus glaciei genomic region harbors:
- the rfbC gene encoding dTDP-4-dehydrorhamnose 3,5-epimerase — protein sequence MKFISTSLIDAYILEPNVYGDHRGFFMESFSAKIFEEHGFSFDFVQDNHSLSAESGTIRGIHYQLEPYAQTKLLRVTRGAVYDVIVDIRNGSPTYGKWEGFILSEDNKKQLLVPKGFAHGFCTLVKDTEVQYKVDNYYSPEHDRGISWNDPQLNIPWPTNNPILSEKDKKQPNLVDIDYQFTFKSKE from the coding sequence GTGAAATTCATTAGTACAAGTTTAATTGATGCATATATCTTAGAACCAAATGTATATGGTGACCATCGTGGCTTTTTTATGGAAAGCTTTAGCGCAAAAATTTTTGAAGAACATGGATTTTCGTTTGATTTTGTTCAGGATAATCACTCTTTATCAGCGGAAAGTGGAACAATACGAGGCATACACTATCAATTAGAACCTTATGCACAGACGAAACTTCTTAGAGTTACTAGAGGAGCCGTCTATGATGTAATTGTAGACATAAGGAATGGATCTCCTACTTATGGTAAGTGGGAAGGATTTATTTTAAGTGAGGATAATAAGAAACAACTACTTGTGCCAAAGGGATTTGCTCATGGTTTTTGTACTTTAGTGAAAGATACTGAAGTTCAGTATAAAGTAGATAATTATTATTCCCCAGAACATGACAGAGGAATTTCTTGGAACGATCCTCAACTAAATATTCCTTGGCCGACTAATAATCCAATCCTTTCTGAAAAAGACAAAAAACAACCAAATTTAGTAGATATAGATTATCAATTTACTTTTAAAAGTAAGGAATGA
- the rfbD gene encoding dTDP-4-dehydrorhamnose reductase: MKIIITGANGQLGRELVNQLETSEMLIYSFTKEELDITDLDEVLKTVDEICPDVIINAAAFTNVDKAETEKDLAFSINAFGSRNLAVAAEKVDAKICYISTDYVFDGNGQQPYGEYFPVNPLGVYGTSKYVGEQLTQSVSSKYYIVRTAWVYGEHGNNFVKTMLKLASDKSEIGVVHDQVGSPTYTVDLASFIINLVQTEKYGIYHCTNSGSCSWYEFAKAIFAEAGIEIDLSPLTSEQFPRPAKRPNYSVLDNMSLRINGFSQPRHWREALHSFMSKKSNE, encoded by the coding sequence ATGAAAATAATTATTACTGGAGCGAATGGTCAGTTAGGAAGAGAATTAGTTAACCAGCTTGAAACAAGTGAAATGTTAATCTATTCTTTTACTAAAGAAGAATTGGATATAACTGACTTAGATGAAGTACTTAAAACTGTCGATGAAATTTGCCCTGATGTTATTATAAATGCTGCTGCTTTTACAAATGTTGATAAAGCAGAAACTGAAAAAGATTTAGCTTTTTCTATCAACGCTTTTGGTTCAAGAAACTTAGCTGTAGCTGCAGAAAAAGTAGACGCTAAAATCTGTTATATAAGCACTGATTACGTGTTTGATGGTAATGGACAGCAACCTTATGGAGAATATTTTCCAGTGAATCCTTTAGGGGTATACGGAACTTCCAAATATGTAGGCGAGCAGTTAACGCAGAGCGTAAGTTCAAAATATTATATTGTTCGAACTGCTTGGGTATATGGAGAGCACGGAAACAACTTTGTTAAAACGATGTTGAAATTGGCAAGTGACAAGAGTGAAATTGGAGTAGTACATGACCAAGTTGGCTCTCCAACTTATACGGTAGATTTGGCATCTTTTATTATTAATCTAGTTCAAACTGAAAAATATGGAATTTACCATTGTACTAATAGCGGTTCTTGTTCTTGGTATGAGTTCGCTAAAGCTATCTTCGCAGAAGCAGGTATAGAAATTGATTTGAGTCCTTTGACATCAGAACAATTTCCAAGACCAGCGAAAAGACCGAATTATTCAGTTCTAGATAATATGTCACTTCGTATAAATGGTTTTTCACAACCCAGACATTGGAGAGAGGCACTGCACTCGTTTATGTCAAAAAAGTCAAATGAGTGA
- the rfbB gene encoding dTDP-glucose 4,6-dehydratase: MRILVTGGAGFIGSNFVNYMVRKYTEYEIINLDTLTYAGNLENLKKSEGKSNYRFVKGDITDKEFIESIFTEKIDIVVNFAAESHVDRSITNPGIFVSTNIQGTQVLLDAARKNNIKKYVQVSTDEVYGSLGKEGYFTEETPLAPNSPYSASKAGADLLVHAYYETYGLPINITRCSNNYGPFHFPEKLIPLMIINALNKKKLPIYGDGLNVRDWLHVEDHCSAIDLVLHKGKNGEVYNVGGHNEKTNMEVVKEILTQLEKSEELIEYVNDRLGHDRRYAIDPTKLETELGWNPKYTFETGLKETVEWYLNNRSWWENIISGDYKHYYTEQYGKQLENDE; encoded by the coding sequence ATGAGAATATTAGTAACTGGAGGAGCAGGATTTATAGGAAGTAATTTCGTAAATTATATGGTCCGTAAGTATACAGAGTATGAGATTATCAATTTAGATACTCTTACATATGCTGGAAACCTCGAAAATTTAAAGAAATCCGAAGGAAAAAGCAATTATCGTTTTGTGAAAGGTGATATTACGGACAAGGAATTCATTGAATCTATTTTTACTGAGAAGATAGATATAGTGGTGAACTTTGCGGCTGAATCACATGTCGATCGCAGCATAACTAATCCAGGGATATTTGTAAGTACTAATATTCAAGGAACTCAAGTATTATTAGACGCTGCAAGAAAAAATAATATAAAAAAATATGTTCAAGTTTCAACTGATGAGGTCTATGGATCTTTAGGAAAAGAAGGCTACTTTACTGAGGAAACTCCTTTAGCACCAAATAGTCCGTACAGTGCAAGTAAAGCGGGGGCAGATTTACTTGTTCATGCGTACTACGAGACATATGGATTGCCTATTAATATTACTAGATGCTCAAATAATTATGGACCATTTCATTTTCCAGAAAAGCTAATTCCTTTAATGATTATTAATGCACTGAACAAAAAAAAGCTTCCAATCTACGGGGATGGGCTTAATGTCCGAGACTGGTTGCATGTTGAGGATCATTGTAGTGCAATAGATTTAGTATTGCATAAAGGAAAGAATGGGGAAGTTTATAATGTTGGTGGACATAACGAAAAAACCAATATGGAAGTTGTTAAGGAAATATTAACTCAACTTGAAAAATCCGAAGAACTAATAGAATATGTAAATGATCGATTAGGGCATGACCGACGCTATGCTATTGATCCTACTAAGCTAGAAACGGAGCTTGGTTGGAATCCTAAATATACTTTTGAGACCGGCTTGAAAGAGACTGTCGAATGGTATCTTAACAATCGTTCTTGGTGGGAAAATATTATCTCTGGTGATTATAAACACTATTATACCGAGCAGTATGGTAAACAGCTGGAGAATGATGAATGA